One Bacteroidota bacterium genomic window carries:
- a CDS encoding heterodisulfide reductase subunit B: MKIAQPTTRNWNKFSKEIADDHYYYLRSCIRQNFFPGAEETLVKILRNNLQKDLCDDASHTTCAGIGYHSDVVSFTTLQTIAARHFSLMSEKGYQSAVVSCITSFGIYTEILETWKEFPEEMEKAAHFLKKATGREFQLPQNIVHASDLVYKYRHEIANQSKYKLVNHQTGEPLKIVDHIGCHYAKMFPEKGIGGAEFPKVLTGLVEALGGTPVDYPERRHCCGFGFRQYLVQSNRSYSLSNSKKKFESMEPYRPDAIITNCPGCNLFLDRWQYTLAQLEGKTYSGTSDGIPVFTYEELAGLMLGYDPWQIGLQFHQVNAEPFLDKIGIRYNRTKKYSGIEGEITKRPAFSGCLNV, from the coding sequence ATGAAAATAGCACAACCAACCACCCGAAACTGGAATAAGTTCTCAAAAGAAATAGCCGACGACCACTATTACTATTTACGCAGTTGTATACGGCAGAATTTTTTTCCCGGAGCCGAAGAAACCCTTGTTAAAATTCTGCGAAATAATCTTCAAAAGGATCTTTGCGACGATGCCAGCCATACTACTTGCGCAGGCATAGGATATCATTCCGATGTAGTTTCTTTTACAACCTTGCAAACCATCGCCGCCCGGCATTTTTCGCTTATGAGTGAGAAGGGTTATCAATCGGCAGTGGTATCGTGCATTACCTCTTTTGGTATTTATACCGAAATACTCGAAACCTGGAAAGAATTTCCGGAAGAAATGGAAAAAGCTGCGCACTTTTTGAAGAAAGCTACAGGTCGCGAATTTCAGTTACCACAAAACATTGTGCATGCCAGCGACCTTGTGTATAAATACAGGCACGAAATTGCCAACCAGTCGAAATACAAACTGGTAAACCATCAAACAGGCGAACCTCTCAAAATTGTTGATCACATTGGATGCCACTATGCCAAGATGTTTCCTGAAAAGGGCATCGGTGGAGCAGAGTTTCCAAAAGTACTCACAGGTTTGGTAGAGGCTTTGGGGGGCACTCCGGTAGATTATCCCGAACGGAGGCACTGCTGCGGATTTGGTTTCAGGCAATACCTGGTACAAAGCAACCGGAGCTATTCGCTTAGCAATTCGAAAAAGAAATTCGAAAGTATGGAGCCTTACAGACCCGATGCCATTATCACCAATTGTCCGGGATGTAACCTGTTTCTAGACCGTTGGCAATATACGCTTGCCCAGCTCGAAGGCAAAACCTATTCGGGTACATCAGATGGCATACCTGTATTTACCTATGAAGAACTTGCCGGGCTGATGCTGGGGTACGACCCCTGGCAGATAGGCTTACAATTTCATCAGGTGAACGCAGAGCCCTTTTTGGATAAAATTGGCATTCGATACAATCGAACCAAAAAATACTCCGGCATAGAAGGTGAAATTACCAAACGCCCTGCTTTTAGCGGATGCTTAAATGTTTAG
- a CDS encoding 4Fe-4S dicluster domain-containing protein: MSKSLLERLANDVRFAEGLKACMNCGICTAICPAAEFFEYDPRSIVLAVQSGDEQKTSELLAGDSIWHCGQCMSCKPRCPRGNCPGLLISALRTLSQETGAFTESVKGRQQYLIKNSIGANILEFGYCIHPSKVLPATHPEQGPVWEWIFENRAQVYASVGANLDGDGPGVLRKISDEAKAELDKIFELTGGLDFFNAIDEFSRQRAISLGLTNAEGEADMVAYKKFVEEELSK; encoded by the coding sequence ATGTCCAAATCTCTTCTTGAGCGTCTGGCCAATGACGTACGTTTTGCCGAAGGTTTGAAGGCATGCATGAATTGCGGAATATGCACCGCCATTTGTCCGGCAGCCGAATTCTTCGAATACGATCCCCGAAGCATTGTCCTTGCCGTACAGTCGGGCGACGAACAAAAAACCAGCGAACTTCTTGCTGGCGATTCTATCTGGCATTGCGGACAGTGCATGTCGTGTAAACCCCGTTGCCCAAGAGGCAATTGTCCGGGCCTGCTTATTAGTGCTTTGCGTACCTTGTCGCAGGAAACAGGGGCTTTTACAGAAAGTGTAAAAGGGCGGCAGCAATACCTGATTAAAAACTCCATCGGCGCCAATATTCTCGAGTTTGGTTATTGCATCCACCCCTCAAAAGTGTTGCCGGCCACGCATCCCGAGCAAGGACCGGTATGGGAATGGATTTTTGAAAATCGTGCTCAGGTATATGCCAGTGTAGGTGCCAACCTCGATGGCGATGGTCCTGGCGTTTTGAGAAAAATCTCTGATGAAGCAAAGGCTGAACTGGATAAAATTTTTGAACTTACCGGCGGGTTGGATTTTTTTAATGCCATCGACGAATTCAGCAGGCAAAGGGCCATCAGTTTAGGGCTTACTAACGCAGAAGGAGAAGCCGACATGGTGGCATATAAAAAATTTGTAGAGGAGGAACTGAGCAAATGA
- a CDS encoding response regulator transcription factor, whose protein sequence is MKDLSVILVDDHTLFREGLKLLLKSIAGIGEVNEAANGREFLSLIEKGILPDVVFMDIDMPEMNGIEATRKALKINPGLQIIALSMYSDEDYYTKMIEAGVKGFILKNSGITDIAQAIKSVTEGKNYFSQEIMSGLLRHLNRKQHHHRSSELSDREEEILYLICKGFSNQEIANQLFISKRTVDKHRENLLLKTESKNTAGLVMFAIKKGIVEI, encoded by the coding sequence ATGAAAGATTTGTCTGTAATATTGGTCGACGACCATACCTTGTTCCGGGAAGGATTAAAACTATTACTTAAAAGTATTGCCGGCATCGGCGAAGTCAATGAAGCTGCAAATGGTCGCGAGTTTTTAAGTCTTATAGAAAAAGGTATTTTGCCCGATGTGGTGTTTATGGACATCGATATGCCCGAAATGAACGGTATTGAGGCCACCCGTAAAGCGCTCAAGATCAATCCCGGATTACAGATCATAGCGCTATCGATGTATTCCGACGAAGACTATTATACCAAAATGATTGAGGCAGGTGTGAAAGGATTTATTTTGAAAAACTCTGGCATTACTGATATTGCGCAAGCAATAAAGAGTGTAACAGAAGGTAAAAACTATTTCTCGCAGGAAATTATGAGTGGCCTTCTACGGCACCTCAACCGAAAACAGCATCACCATCGTTCCTCAGAACTCTCCGACAGGGAAGAAGAAATTCTATATTTAATTTGCAAAGGCTTCTCTAACCAAGAGATTGCTAACCAGTTGTTTATTAGCAAACGCACGGTAGACAAGCACCGCGAGAATCTTTTGCTGAAGACAGAATCAAAGAACACTGCCGGATTGGTGATGTTCGCCATCAAAAAAGGCATCGTAGAGATATAA
- a CDS encoding sensor histidine kinase, with the protein MYIKVALIISVILQFSAAIIAISLVRRTRTNIAWWLISAGFLLMAFRRVVEVLQVYNSESRLITSMLNSWLAVLISLFMLISLLFIRRIFNIQKRIDELKKQSESRVLSAIIKTEEKERQHFAKELHDGLGPLLSAVKMAISTSLYKKENIQKELTAAEKLVDESITTLKDISNKLSPHILNNFGVLKAIKSFVNALKMTDGPAIHLQSNIADKRFGYNIEVVLYRVVCELISNTIRHARAKNITIEIVLHGQRLCLEYSDDGVGFNADRLPSDHTGLGYSNIHSRIHSLNGNYTVQSKPGQGMSVKAEIMIP; encoded by the coding sequence GTGTACATAAAAGTTGCCCTCATAATTTCTGTGATTCTGCAATTCAGTGCTGCCATTATTGCCATCAGTCTGGTACGACGCACCCGCACCAACATTGCCTGGTGGCTTATTTCGGCAGGTTTTCTGTTGATGGCCTTCCGTCGTGTGGTGGAGGTATTGCAGGTCTACAATTCCGAAAGTCGTCTCATCACCAGCATGCTAAATAGTTGGCTGGCGGTATTGATTTCGCTTTTTATGCTCATAAGTCTTTTATTTATTCGTCGAATTTTTAATATTCAAAAACGTATCGACGAGTTGAAGAAACAGAGCGAATCGAGGGTGCTGTCGGCCATTATCAAAACCGAAGAAAAAGAAAGACAGCATTTTGCCAAGGAACTTCACGATGGACTTGGCCCCTTGTTGTCAGCAGTAAAAATGGCAATATCCACTAGTCTTTACAAAAAAGAGAATATTCAAAAGGAGCTCACCGCAGCTGAAAAGCTTGTCGACGAATCCATTACCACGCTCAAAGATATTTCCAATAAACTCAGCCCGCATATTCTGAATAATTTTGGCGTACTTAAGGCCATCAAGTCATTTGTCAATGCCTTAAAAATGACCGATGGGCCTGCGATTCACCTGCAAAGCAACATTGCCGACAAACGCTTTGGTTACAACATCGAAGTAGTACTCTATCGTGTGGTTTGCGAGCTTATATCAAACACCATCCGTCATGCCAGGGCAAAAAATATTACTATTGAAATTGTGCTTCATGGTCAACGACTTTGCCTCGAATACAGTGACGACGGAGTGGGGTTTAATGCCGATAGATTACCTTCCGATCATACAGGTTTAGGCTACTCGAACATACATTCACGCATTCATTCGCTAAATGGGAACTATACTGTGCAATCCAAACCAGGTCAGGGAATGAGTGTCAAGGCTGAAATTATGATACCATGA